The proteins below are encoded in one region of Planctomycetaceae bacterium:
- a CDS encoding DUF1552 domain-containing protein: MTHEFSRRRMLRGLGVTVALPWMESLTVWGDEPAGREPASEAPVRMAILFAGNGFHGREWFATGEGPSMQLGRVLAPLEGFRDRLLFIRGLYNAEAQKGNIHSSQTGNLLSGAPLAAGGEIRSGTSVDQVLAQKFGHKTKVPSLVLGCEKANPSVHKNYSMLYSSHISWTSPTTPTPLEVYPALAFDRLFKDDVSRGDRSVLDAVLSDAQDLRRNISLTDQRKLDEYLESVREVELRIENSGKRGELQGWRPTLTEPNMDRPADGIPQDIAEHMRLMCDILVLAFQTDTTRLCTLKLNNDHSSLRFPNLGVDYMIHHLLSHSDTDDWLKVNQFFMQQLAYIAERLDAVQEGERTALDNSMLMLCSSMMTGSHDASQLPVVMVGGGGGRIQGGRVLNYREQSERQMCRLYLSMMQKVGLNLDRFGDATQPLAEV, from the coding sequence ATGACTCACGAATTTTCCCGCCGAAGAATGCTGCGTGGTCTGGGAGTCACGGTGGCTCTGCCGTGGATGGAATCGCTGACCGTCTGGGGAGACGAACCGGCCGGGCGCGAACCTGCCAGCGAGGCTCCGGTCCGTATGGCGATTCTGTTCGCCGGCAACGGATTTCACGGGCGCGAATGGTTTGCGACGGGCGAAGGTCCGTCGATGCAGCTCGGAAGAGTTCTGGCGCCGCTGGAAGGATTCCGGGACCGGCTGCTGTTCATCCGCGGGCTGTACAACGCCGAAGCGCAGAAGGGCAACATCCACAGTTCACAAACGGGAAACCTGCTTTCCGGCGCGCCGCTGGCAGCCGGCGGTGAGATTCGTTCGGGAACCAGCGTTGACCAGGTGCTGGCTCAGAAGTTCGGACACAAGACGAAAGTTCCCAGCCTGGTGCTCGGCTGTGAGAAAGCGAACCCATCGGTCCATAAGAACTACTCGATGCTGTATAGCTCGCACATTTCCTGGACGTCGCCGACCACACCCACACCGCTGGAAGTTTATCCGGCGCTGGCTTTCGACCGACTGTTCAAGGACGACGTTTCGCGCGGGGACCGCAGCGTTCTGGATGCCGTGCTGTCCGACGCTCAGGACCTGCGCCGCAACATCAGCCTGACGGATCAGCGAAAACTGGATGAGTACCTGGAATCCGTGCGGGAGGTCGAACTTCGCATCGAAAACTCCGGCAAACGCGGTGAGCTTCAGGGCTGGCGACCGACGCTGACGGAACCGAATATGGACCGCCCGGCCGACGGCATCCCGCAGGATATCGCCGAACATATGCGGCTGATGTGCGACATTCTGGTCCTGGCGTTTCAGACCGATACGACTCGCCTGTGTACGCTGAAACTGAATAACGACCACTCGTCGCTGCGGTTTCCGAATCTGGGAGTCGACTACATGATTCACCACCTGCTGTCACATTCGGATACCGACGACTGGCTGAAGGTCAACCAGTTCTTCATGCAGCAGCTTGCCTACATCGCTGAACGGCTGGACGCGGTGCAGGAAGGCGAACGAACAGCGCTCGACAATTCGATGCTGATGCTGTGTTCCAGCATGATGACCGGAAGTCACGACGCGTCTCAGTTGCCGGTCGTGATGGTCGGGGGCGGAGGCGGCCGGATCCAGGGGGGCCGGGTGCTGAATTATCGCGAACAATCCGAACGACAGATGTGCCGTTTGTATTTGAGTATGATGCAGAAAGTCGGACTGAATCTGGATCGCTTCGGTGACGCAACACAACCGCTTGCCGAAGTGTGA
- a CDS encoding serine/threonine-protein kinase — translation MSEQITLQESDKDLPKHVQNGFMRYSNFKPLTQGGEAILQTCRDENLGRTVVMKTLLPQLQNLETYQKRFLREARVTALIPHPATVPVYELSRDREGNAYFTMKKLSGRDLCDILDAIAENHSQSQTEFPLSRMLEILIQVGNCLAYAHSLGVVHRDLKPSNVMVGEYGDITLLDWGLAKVWDMDDNDEVEQLARSGRQQISGRLTGKGDVQGTPFYMSPEQARETGDVDERTDIYNMGILLFEVLTGDSYMSGRNFKEIKRKILEDPVREPKSVAKHPVPPELNAVCVKALQKNPADRYPTMLAMVDDFKAFLQNEPVSVYRAPLPTRLLKPASQRAFTSNSAIWLLTGVALTVVAQLVLRQF, via the coding sequence GTGTCGGAACAGATTACGCTGCAGGAATCGGACAAGGATCTGCCGAAGCACGTTCAGAACGGCTTCATGCGTTACAGCAACTTCAAACCGCTGACTCAGGGCGGCGAAGCGATTCTGCAGACCTGCCGCGACGAAAACCTGGGGCGAACCGTCGTCATGAAGACTCTGCTGCCCCAGCTGCAGAATCTGGAGACGTATCAGAAGCGCTTCCTGCGCGAAGCTCGCGTCACTGCGCTCATTCCTCATCCGGCGACCGTGCCCGTCTATGAATTGAGCCGTGATCGTGAAGGCAACGCTTATTTCACGATGAAGAAGCTCAGCGGACGTGACCTGTGCGATATTCTGGACGCCATCGCGGAGAACCACTCGCAGTCGCAAACCGAGTTTCCGCTTAGTCGCATGCTGGAAATCCTGATTCAGGTGGGTAACTGCCTTGCGTACGCGCACAGTCTGGGAGTTGTCCATCGCGACCTGAAGCCGTCGAACGTGATGGTCGGCGAATACGGAGACATCACGCTGCTGGACTGGGGACTGGCCAAAGTCTGGGACATGGACGACAACGATGAAGTCGAGCAGTTGGCTCGCAGCGGCCGACAGCAGATCTCCGGGCGGCTGACGGGCAAGGGCGATGTTCAGGGAACGCCGTTCTATATGTCGCCGGAGCAGGCTCGGGAAACGGGTGATGTCGATGAACGAACCGACATCTACAACATGGGGATCCTGCTGTTCGAAGTGCTGACCGGTGACAGCTACATGTCGGGGCGAAACTTCAAGGAAATCAAACGCAAGATTCTGGAAGATCCCGTTCGCGAACCGAAATCCGTGGCGAAGCATCCGGTCCCCCCGGAACTGAATGCCGTCTGCGTCAAGGCTCTACAGAAGAACCCGGCGGACCGGTATCCCACGATGCTGGCCATGGTGGACGACTTCAAGGCGTTCCTGCAGAACGAACCGGTTTCCGTTTACCGAGCCCCGCTGCCAACCCGGCTGCTGAAACCGGCCAGCCAGCGGGCGTTCACCAGTAATTCGGCGATTTGGCTGCTGACGGGAGTCGCCCTGACCGTCGTGGCGCAACTGGTTCTGCGGCAGTTCTGA
- a CDS encoding sigma-70 family RNA polymerase sigma factor, translated as MLKMTESDANFSSSEAGAASDDAARSAASDARLVDEARRGDSDAFGRLVLRYERRVTKVIRRFMPDQDIAQDLTQEAFLRAFDRLEQFDPSRRFGPWLFRIAVNLTYDHLRKIKRKGRWALFSEAGEDRLPDPESPDPRDDRDLTQEVHMVLADVPEAYRTVLVLRDIEGFSTSEVAAVTERSEATIRWRLAEARRMFKEAWERRERSIEEEQLG; from the coding sequence ATGCTGAAAATGACAGAATCGGACGCGAATTTCAGTTCGTCCGAGGCGGGTGCTGCGTCAGACGACGCAGCCCGGTCAGCGGCCAGCGATGCGCGATTGGTGGACGAAGCGCGGCGAGGCGACAGTGATGCCTTTGGCCGACTGGTCTTGCGATACGAGCGGCGAGTCACCAAGGTAATTCGTCGATTCATGCCCGATCAGGACATCGCACAGGATCTGACACAGGAAGCCTTTCTGCGGGCATTCGATCGCCTGGAACAGTTCGATCCGTCGCGGCGGTTCGGTCCGTGGCTGTTTCGTATCGCCGTCAATCTGACCTATGACCATCTGAGAAAGATCAAACGCAAGGGACGCTGGGCACTGTTCAGCGAAGCGGGCGAAGACCGGCTTCCCGACCCGGAATCACCGGATCCGCGCGACGACCGGGATTTGACACAGGAAGTTCATATGGTGCTGGCGGACGTTCCGGAAGCGTACCGGACTGTGCTGGTGCTTCGGGATATTGAGGGATTTTCGACGTCGGAGGTGGCCGCTGTGACCGAACGCAGCGAAGCCACGATCCGCTGGCGTCTGGCGGAAGCTCGCCGAATGTTCAAGGAAGCCTGGGAGCGGCGGGAACGAAGTATTGAAGAAGAGCAATTGGGATAA
- a CDS encoding DUF1080 domain-containing protein, which yields MLRFSLLVLTSAAATLFVVDISRAADQEFKPGEWVSLFNGKDLTNWTPKIRYSPLGENYGNTFRVEDGMIKVRYDRDAYETFGERFGHLFYDGEFSNYRMRVEYRFVDEQCQGGPGWAIRNSGIMVHGQKPETMTVDQDFPVSIEVQLLAGNGKDKRTTSNLCTPGTNVVMNGQLQLQHCISSSSKTHHLDEWVTAEIEVRGNKVIRHLLDGEVVLEYSDPQLDERDENARRLIRDGQLALHGGTISLQSESHPCEFRKVELMVLPDDAE from the coding sequence ATGCTGCGTTTTTCGCTTCTGGTACTGACATCCGCCGCGGCGACTCTGTTCGTTGTTGACATATCCCGCGCGGCGGACCAGGAATTCAAGCCGGGTGAATGGGTCTCGTTGTTTAACGGCAAAGATCTGACGAACTGGACTCCAAAGATCCGCTACAGCCCGCTGGGCGAAAACTACGGCAATACGTTTCGTGTCGAAGACGGAATGATCAAGGTTCGCTACGACAGGGATGCCTACGAAACTTTCGGCGAGCGTTTCGGCCACCTGTTCTACGACGGTGAGTTTTCCAACTACCGGATGAGAGTCGAGTACCGTTTTGTCGATGAGCAGTGTCAGGGCGGTCCGGGCTGGGCCATCCGCAACAGTGGCATCATGGTTCACGGCCAGAAGCCGGAAACGATGACCGTCGATCAGGATTTCCCCGTGTCCATCGAAGTGCAGCTTCTGGCGGGCAACGGAAAGGACAAACGCACGACATCCAACCTGTGCACACCCGGCACTAACGTCGTCATGAACGGACAACTTCAGTTGCAGCATTGCATCTCCTCGTCCTCAAAGACACACCACCTTGACGAATGGGTCACCGCGGAAATCGAAGTGCGCGGCAACAAGGTGATTCGCCATCTTCTGGACGGCGAAGTCGTGCTGGAATACAGCGATCCGCAACTGGACGAGCGGGACGAGAACGCTCGCCGGTTGATCCGGGACGGCCAGTTGGCACTGCACGGCGGCACGATTTCGCTGCAGTCGGAAAGCCATCCCTGTGAGTTCCGCAAAGTGGAACTGATGGTGCTGCCCGACGACGCCGAGTAG
- a CDS encoding PQQ-binding-like beta-propeller repeat protein, producing MRIRLRRSVIRRSTRALIAVCLAAFALLVAVNNASASDLPWPNRNGPDRNGNVTAADSKGVPVEWDEETGTNVKWKIPLEGFGHSTPVIGNRQIWLTAATKDGTRQFVYCLNADTGDIVHHRLLFENADPEPLGNDVNTYASPSCALEDDAVYVHFGTYGTARLNPKTADTVWERRDINVRHFRGPGSSPVLYENLLILTFDGINAQFLTALDKHSGETVWKTERTTDYGDLDENGQPKLEGDLRKAYSTPGLVEVDGRTQVVSVGSRAAFSYDALTGEELWTITHDDFNAAAPPLFFQGMAILNTGSRSSNLLAVRLEDSTRGNVDQSHVVWNREKGNSRLAAPLLLGDRIYMINDTGAATCVNANNGDTVWQGRIGGTHVASPIAANGLVYFSSEEGDTTVIKAADEFEIVAKNHLAEGMRASLAAAYGRIYLRSFGHLYCLGE from the coding sequence ATGAGGATTCGTCTTCGCAGATCTGTGATTCGCCGATCGACTCGAGCTCTGATCGCCGTCTGTCTGGCCGCGTTCGCACTCTTAGTTGCGGTCAACAACGCCAGTGCATCGGATCTGCCCTGGCCCAATCGCAACGGACCTGACCGCAACGGAAACGTCACCGCAGCGGATTCCAAAGGAGTGCCGGTGGAATGGGATGAAGAAACCGGCACGAATGTGAAGTGGAAAATTCCTCTGGAAGGTTTCGGCCATTCGACTCCCGTCATCGGCAATCGACAAATCTGGCTGACCGCGGCAACCAAAGACGGTACGCGGCAGTTCGTGTATTGCCTGAATGCGGACACCGGTGACATTGTTCACCACCGCCTGCTGTTCGAAAACGCCGATCCGGAACCGCTGGGCAACGACGTCAACACGTACGCGTCGCCGTCGTGCGCGCTGGAGGATGATGCGGTCTACGTTCACTTCGGAACCTACGGCACGGCTCGCCTGAATCCAAAGACTGCCGACACCGTCTGGGAACGGCGAGACATCAACGTGCGTCATTTTCGCGGCCCCGGCTCATCTCCCGTGCTGTACGAAAACCTGCTGATCCTGACCTTCGACGGAATCAACGCACAGTTTCTCACCGCGCTGGATAAGCACAGCGGCGAGACAGTGTGGAAGACGGAACGCACGACAGACTACGGCGACCTGGACGAAAACGGTCAGCCGAAGCTGGAAGGAGATCTTCGCAAAGCCTACAGCACGCCGGGGCTTGTGGAAGTGGACGGGCGCACTCAAGTCGTTTCTGTCGGTTCGCGAGCCGCATTCTCCTACGACGCGCTGACCGGCGAAGAACTGTGGACGATTACACACGACGACTTCAACGCCGCCGCGCCGCCGCTGTTCTTTCAGGGGATGGCGATTTTGAATACGGGTTCACGATCCTCAAACCTGCTGGCCGTGCGGCTGGAAGATTCAACGCGCGGCAACGTCGACCAGTCGCATGTCGTGTGGAATCGCGAAAAGGGGAACTCGCGACTCGCTGCTCCGCTGCTGCTGGGCGACCGGATCTACATGATTAACGACACAGGAGCCGCCACCTGCGTGAATGCGAACAACGGGGACACCGTCTGGCAGGGTCGCATCGGCGGGACTCACGTGGCCTCACCGATTGCCGCCAACGGGCTGGTCTATTTCAGCAGCGAAGAAGGCGACACCACAGTCATCAAAGCCGCGGACGAGTTTGAAATTGTAGCGAAGAACCACCTTGCCGAAGGTATGCGGGCATCGCTTGCGGCTGCGTATGGAAGAATCTACCTGCGGAGCTTCGGGCACCTGTACTGCCTCGGCGAATAG
- a CDS encoding NAD(P)-dependent oxidoreductase, whose amino-acid sequence MTELQPPEFRVALTADFYDGDGRPKFADLGIGLFDGHSHIGLSRFDEHHPQILPEQLAGCHGVIVLTPRVTAESLRSCDDLLVIGRFGVGFDNVDVDACTRSDVLATITAGAVDRPVAEATVGWMIALTHHMLTKDRLVRHGQWDERTQYMGCELRDRTLGIIGLGGIGRALLSLLHSFGMKQPVAFDPFVPQDVLHSLGVRSVSLEELLSTADFVSIHCPLNEKTRGLIGAAELQQMKPDAYLLNTARGGIVDEDALFEALKNRRIAGAAIDCFADEPVSTPHRFGELDNVILAPHSIAWTGELFRDIGRTACQGMLDLSQGRRPAGVLNPELFARESFRNKWSRITGISRENLQ is encoded by the coding sequence ATGACGGAATTACAGCCACCAGAATTCCGCGTTGCCCTGACCGCGGACTTCTATGACGGCGATGGTCGACCGAAGTTTGCCGATCTGGGCATCGGCCTGTTCGACGGTCACTCGCACATCGGCTTATCTCGGTTCGACGAACATCATCCGCAGATTCTTCCGGAACAACTGGCCGGTTGTCACGGAGTGATCGTGCTGACTCCGCGAGTGACCGCCGAGTCACTTCGATCCTGCGACGACCTGCTGGTGATTGGCCGCTTCGGTGTCGGTTTCGACAACGTTGACGTCGACGCGTGTACTCGCAGCGACGTGTTGGCCACGATCACCGCCGGAGCCGTTGACCGTCCCGTTGCCGAAGCGACCGTCGGCTGGATGATCGCGCTGACGCATCACATGCTGACGAAGGACCGGCTGGTGCGGCATGGACAATGGGACGAACGCACTCAGTACATGGGCTGTGAACTGCGCGACCGGACTCTGGGTATCATCGGACTGGGCGGAATCGGCCGGGCTCTGTTGTCGCTGCTGCACAGCTTCGGAATGAAGCAGCCCGTGGCGTTTGATCCGTTCGTGCCGCAGGATGTCCTGCACTCGCTGGGAGTTCGTTCCGTGTCATTGGAGGAACTGCTGTCGACGGCGGATTTCGTTTCAATCCATTGCCCGCTGAATGAGAAGACTCGCGGGTTGATCGGAGCCGCGGAGCTTCAGCAGATGAAGCCCGACGCGTACCTGCTGAACACGGCTCGCGGCGGCATTGTGGACGAGGATGCTCTGTTTGAAGCTCTGAAGAATCGCCGGATCGCGGGAGCCGCTATCGACTGTTTCGCGGATGAACCGGTCTCGACTCCGCACCGCTTCGGCGAACTGGACAATGTCATCCTGGCACCGCATTCGATTGCATGGACGGGAGAACTTTTCCGGGACATCGGCCGTACCGCGTGTCAGGGAATGCTGGATCTGTCGCAGGGGCGTCGACCGGCGGGAGTCCTGAATCCGGAACTGTTCGCGCGCGAAAGTTTTCGAAACAAGTGGTCACGGATCACCGGAATCAGCCGGGAGAATCTGCAATGA
- a CDS encoding SDR family NAD(P)-dependent oxidoreductase yields MSHRLTGQTAWISGGASGIGAATARLFAEEGANVVIADLRDAEGGQLADEITSSGGHAIYCHCNVADTDQVRNSIDAAVAEFKTLHIVVNCAGIVHVSPLHEYCEADWDRLMRVNVTSIFLSLKHAFRHLRSHSRSYMVYVASISSFVGQRATPAYTTSKGAVLSLTRSIAVDYAATGLRCNCVCPGITDTPMLREHLNKSADPEETLRQRIRRVPLNRPMQPSDIARTILYLSCEDSSGVTGTSVVVDGGYLAAAEWNTDDDPPASS; encoded by the coding sequence ATGAGTCACCGGCTGACTGGTCAGACAGCATGGATCAGCGGAGGCGCATCGGGCATCGGCGCCGCAACCGCGCGGCTGTTTGCCGAAGAGGGAGCAAACGTTGTCATTGCCGATTTGCGCGACGCAGAAGGCGGGCAACTGGCCGACGAAATCACGTCGTCCGGCGGACACGCGATCTATTGCCACTGCAACGTGGCCGATACCGATCAGGTCCGGAACTCGATCGATGCCGCAGTCGCCGAATTCAAGACCCTGCACATCGTGGTCAACTGCGCGGGCATTGTTCATGTCAGTCCATTGCACGAATATTGTGAAGCCGACTGGGACCGGCTAATGCGCGTCAATGTGACCAGCATCTTCTTATCGCTGAAGCACGCGTTTCGCCATCTGCGTTCTCACAGCCGCAGTTACATGGTGTACGTGGCGTCGATCAGCAGTTTCGTCGGTCAACGGGCGACTCCGGCTTACACGACATCCAAGGGAGCCGTGTTGTCGCTGACTCGTTCGATCGCGGTTGACTACGCCGCGACGGGCCTTCGCTGCAACTGCGTGTGCCCCGGCATCACCGACACACCGATGCTGCGAGAACATCTGAACAAGTCGGCCGATCCTGAAGAAACACTTCGGCAGCGAATTCGACGCGTTCCGTTGAACCGACCGATGCAGCCATCGGACATTGCCCGCACGATCCTGTACCTTTCGTGTGAAGATTCCAGCGGTGTGACGGGAACGTCCGTCGTCGTGGACGGCGGATATCTGGCCGCGGCAGAGTGGAATACCGACGATGACCCGCCGGCTTCGTCCTGA
- a CDS encoding sugar phosphate isomerase/epimerase family protein, with translation MFPLACADFAFPLLAHDQSLDVIAMLGFEGVDIGLFEGRSHLHPSRQFADPASAKALHRKVSDRGLSVADVFLQMDPDFKLFAVNHPDADRRRKARDWFQRTLAYAADCGCAHVTALPGVLFDGESADASFDRCRDELAWRVEQSKAAGIIFGVEAHVGSIVPDPHQARQLAESVPGLTLTLDYTHFTRDGVADSEVEPLIVHASHFHARCARQSRLQCSFQENTIDYQRVVERLKQSGYSGYVGVEYVWIDWEHCNEVDNLSETILLRDFLRSKMT, from the coding sequence ATGTTTCCGCTCGCGTGTGCTGACTTTGCATTCCCGCTGCTGGCGCACGATCAATCGCTGGACGTGATTGCGATGCTGGGATTTGAAGGCGTCGATATCGGACTCTTTGAAGGACGCTCCCACCTGCATCCGTCACGGCAGTTCGCAGATCCGGCGTCCGCGAAGGCTCTGCATCGTAAGGTGTCTGACCGAGGACTGAGCGTGGCCGACGTGTTCCTGCAGATGGACCCGGATTTCAAACTATTCGCTGTGAATCATCCGGACGCAGATCGCCGCCGGAAGGCTCGCGACTGGTTTCAGCGAACTCTGGCCTACGCGGCAGACTGCGGCTGTGCTCATGTCACGGCGCTTCCGGGAGTCCTGTTTGACGGCGAGTCGGCCGATGCATCCTTCGACCGCTGCCGAGACGAACTGGCCTGGCGAGTCGAACAGTCAAAGGCGGCGGGAATCATTTTTGGTGTCGAAGCGCATGTTGGTTCCATCGTTCCGGACCCGCATCAGGCGCGGCAGCTTGCCGAGTCGGTTCCGGGACTGACACTGACTCTGGACTACACGCACTTTACGCGCGACGGTGTTGCGGATTCCGAGGTCGAACCGCTGATCGTTCATGCTTCGCATTTCCACGCGCGGTGTGCTCGCCAGAGCCGGCTGCAGTGTTCGTTTCAGGAAAACACGATCGACTATCAACGCGTGGTGGAGCGATTGAAGCAGTCCGGCTATTCCGGCTACGTCGGCGTGGAATACGTGTGGATCGACTGGGAACACTGCAACGAAGTGGACAACCTTTCGGAGACAATTCTGTTGCGCGACTTTCTTCGATCAAAAATGACGTGA
- a CDS encoding 2Fe-2S iron-sulfur cluster-binding protein: MQIIGAILCTLVGLRLAQSVASAYQEHSRSAARGRLSLELLSEQVAAAKALRVRREQQQLHWNGYRKFRVRDKVVEAKDICSFYLVPHDEKPLPPFRPGQFLTFRMDLPKGNDERGTRKPVVRCYSLSDAPPESNDPEHNFYRITVKRVPAPPDSSHPPGRVSNYLIDQVQVGDILDVQAPRGDFCLDPESAHPVVLIGGGVGITPVLSMTEAILRVNPSRHVWLFYGIRCGPDHAMKDRLRQLDQAYENFHLHVCYSCPQEGDWEGTDYHTRGHVGVEVLQKVLKVNNFEYYICGPPAMMNTLVPALEDWGVPKDRIFMEAFGPATVKKTATVPKLPEVSAPGAERAVITVEFSRSGKSLVWNGSQANILDLALANSIEIDSGCRAGSCGSCEVAVKSGTVDYTVDSRTECGAGSCLTCVSVPKGNIVLDA, encoded by the coding sequence ATGCAGATCATCGGAGCCATCCTGTGTACTCTTGTGGGCCTGCGTCTGGCGCAGTCTGTCGCGTCGGCGTATCAGGAGCATTCCCGGTCAGCGGCGCGGGGGCGGCTGTCGCTGGAACTGCTCAGCGAACAGGTTGCCGCGGCGAAAGCGCTGCGGGTTCGTCGTGAACAGCAGCAACTGCACTGGAACGGATACCGAAAGTTCCGTGTTCGCGACAAGGTGGTTGAAGCAAAGGATATCTGTTCGTTTTACCTGGTGCCGCACGATGAGAAGCCGTTGCCGCCGTTTCGGCCGGGGCAGTTCCTGACGTTTCGGATGGATCTGCCGAAGGGGAATGACGAGAGGGGAACTCGCAAGCCCGTGGTCCGATGCTATTCGCTGTCCGATGCTCCTCCGGAATCGAACGACCCGGAACACAATTTCTACCGCATTACGGTTAAGCGAGTTCCCGCGCCGCCGGATTCGTCGCACCCGCCGGGTCGGGTTTCGAATTACCTGATCGATCAGGTGCAGGTCGGCGACATTCTGGATGTTCAGGCTCCGCGCGGAGATTTCTGTCTGGACCCGGAATCGGCTCACCCCGTCGTGCTGATCGGCGGCGGCGTCGGAATTACTCCCGTGCTGAGCATGACGGAAGCCATCCTGCGAGTGAATCCCAGCCGGCACGTCTGGCTGTTTTACGGAATTCGCTGTGGTCCGGATCACGCCATGAAGGACCGGCTCCGACAGCTCGATCAGGCCTACGAAAACTTTCACCTGCACGTCTGCTACAGTTGCCCGCAGGAAGGTGACTGGGAAGGCACGGACTACCACACGCGTGGTCATGTCGGTGTGGAAGTGCTGCAGAAGGTTTTGAAGGTCAACAACTTCGAATACTACATCTGCGGTCCGCCGGCGATGATGAACACGCTGGTTCCGGCGCTGGAAGACTGGGGAGTGCCGAAAGACCGGATCTTCATGGAAGCGTTCGGTCCGGCAACAGTGAAGAAGACGGCCACGGTTCCGAAACTGCCTGAGGTCTCCGCACCCGGCGCGGAGCGCGCGGTGATTACGGTCGAATTCAGTCGTTCGGGAAAAAGCCTGGTGTGGAACGGCAGCCAGGCGAACATCCTGGACCTGGCACTGGCGAATTCAATTGAGATCGACTCCGGATGCCGAGCGGGCAGTTGCGGGTCGTGCGAAGTGGCGGTAAAGTCCGGAACCGTCGATTACACGGTGGACAGCCGTACTGAATGTGGCGCTGGATCGTGTCTGACATGTGTTTCCGTCCCGAAGGGAAACATCGTGTTGGACGCCTGA
- a CDS encoding multiheme c-type cytochrome has protein sequence MNDMSAIPASLRSAMKRLSIAVVIGTLAAAYLATSRPAVSQDSGGVAEPPAVPPAINDGRSHAGPIQNRSNFMGAKACIECHRSEYVAWMGTVHFDGGGINRLDTSKKNSVGAKYKAAHGNLQVCLDCHVPPREVNHGQLQLVSGTSCESCHGAAGGEHGWLNRHSVYGPNVTRMFEESPQHLADRQAFCDNAGMIRSGRVYEIAKNCYSCHIMGNEQLVAEDVGHRIGNNLFDLIPWIQGEVRHNFHMDQHNNADMPTIVQTRTGQSKIERHRVMIVAAQMAIIEVCLRNLAAVSDEEKLEEGYADGWKDRIDEAKDVVEEISEILEEPAEDSGIAPLEDSDLRAVVEAVDALGRRFRDLTRENAASTADAVASHANSFVSRHNGSLLKALDKDFLADPPEPKGRALEP, from the coding sequence ATGAACGACATGTCCGCGATACCCGCCAGTCTGCGTTCCGCGATGAAGCGATTATCAATTGCTGTTGTGATCGGCACGCTGGCCGCCGCGTACCTGGCGACGTCGCGACCCGCCGTGTCGCAGGATTCCGGCGGAGTCGCGGAGCCGCCTGCCGTTCCTCCGGCGATCAACGACGGGCGAAGTCATGCCGGACCCATTCAGAACCGGTCGAACTTCATGGGCGCCAAAGCGTGCATCGAATGTCACCGTTCGGAATATGTGGCCTGGATGGGAACGGTCCACTTTGACGGCGGCGGGATCAATCGACTGGACACATCAAAGAAAAATTCCGTCGGCGCGAAGTACAAGGCCGCTCACGGGAATCTGCAGGTCTGTCTGGATTGCCATGTTCCGCCGCGCGAAGTGAATCACGGACAACTGCAGCTTGTCTCGGGCACTTCGTGTGAAAGCTGCCACGGCGCGGCCGGCGGCGAACACGGATGGCTGAATCGGCATTCCGTTTACGGCCCGAATGTCACTCGGATGTTTGAAGAATCTCCGCAGCACCTGGCAGACCGCCAGGCGTTCTGCGACAACGCCGGCATGATTCGGTCCGGACGCGTCTATGAGATTGCGAAGAACTGTTATAGCTGCCACATCATGGGCAATGAACAACTGGTCGCGGAAGACGTCGGGCACCGGATTGGAAACAACCTGTTCGATCTGATTCCGTGGATTCAGGGCGAAGTCCGCCACAACTTTCACATGGACCAGCATAACAACGCGGACATGCCCACGATCGTACAGACTCGAACGGGGCAGTCAAAAATTGAACGTCATCGCGTCATGATCGTTGCCGCGCAGATGGCGATCATCGAAGTCTGTCTGCGAAACCTGGCGGCGGTGTCCGACGAAGAGAAGCTTGAAGAAGGCTACGCCGACGGCTGGAAGGACCGCATTGACGAAGCGAAGGACGTGGTTGAAGAAATCTCTGAGATTCTTGAAGAACCCGCCGAAGACTCCGGCATCGCGCCGCTGGAGGATTCTGATCTGCGGGCGGTTGTGGAGGCGGTTGACGCTCTCGGGCGGCGCTTCCGGGATCTGACTCGCGAGAATGCCGCCAGCACGGCTGACGCAGTGGCCAGCCATGCGAACAGCTTCGTGTCGCGGCATAACGGTTCGCTGCTGAAGGCACTCGACAAGGACTTTCTGGCCGATCCGCCGGAACCAAAGGGCAGGGCTCTGGAACCCTGA